In Ascochyta rabiei chromosome 11, complete sequence, the following are encoded in one genomic region:
- a CDS encoding 2-isopropylmalate synthase codes for MPMLAEPWKKYKAFKPLNLPDRTWPSKTIERPPRWLSTDLRDGNQSLVDPMDGEQKWMYFQMLTRLGYKEIEVSFPSASQTDFDFTQRLVQTPGIVPDDVWLQVLSPCRKELIRRTVDSLKGANKAILHLYLATSPCFQQIVFNMNDDETIALAVECTKYARSITKDDPAQAGTHWHYEFSPETFSDSKPEFALEVCEAVKAAWEPTVEDPIIFNLPATVEMATPNVYADQIEFFCRNISEREKICVSLHPHNDRGCAVAAAELAQMAGADRVEGTLFGNGERTGNVDLVTLGLNLYTQGVHPNIDFSDLKSIIDMVETCNKIPIHPRAPYGGQLVVCAFSGSHQDAIKKGFQKRKQEGATDDSYWQIPYLPLDPQDIGRTYEAIIRVNSQSGKGGVAWIIQRQLELDLPRGLQIAFSKVVQKETDNLGRELLPTEITKLFEEAYHLKRNPRFGLVDYEITADRSKTPEPPQQGKTNKTSNLRRIFHGVLEIDGQEHKIQGSGNGAISSLADALRGLGIDLDVVDYNEHTIGSNKDAKAATYIGCIVAGGNQKVWGVGIHHDVVQASLIALLSAASSFLSSRPSTPIPFRPKRSNTLDIPSIEGSPLRNGTHADQQNGTQVEKLEAMVSGAQADVKSAGV; via the exons ATGCCGATGCTTGCAGAGCCGTGGAAAAAGTACAAGGCCTTCAAGCCGCTGAACCTCCCCGACCGGACGTGGCCCAGCAAGACGATCGAGAGGCCGCCACGATGGCTGTCGACAGATCTGCGAGACGGCAACCAGAGTCTGGTGGACCCCATG GACGGCGAGCAGAAGTGGATGTACTTCCAGATGCTCACCAGACTCGGCTACAAGGAGATTGAAGTGTCGTTCCCCTCGGCGTCGCAAACCGACTTTGACTTCACACAGCGCCTCGTCCAGACGCCCGGCATCGTGCCCGACGATGTCTGGCTGCAGGTGCTGTCGCCGTGTCGCAAGGAGCTCATCCGCCGCACCGTCGACTCGCTCAAGGGCGCCAACAAGGCCATCCTGCACCTGTACCTCGCAACCAGCCCCTGCTTCCAGCAGATTGTCTTCAACATGAACGACGACGAGACGATTGCCCTCGCCGTCGAGTGCACAAAGTACGCGCGCTCCATCACAAAGGACGACCCGGCGCAGGCCGGCACCCACTGGCACTACGAGTTCTCGCCCGAGACCTTCTCCGACTCGAAGCCCGAGTTTGCGCTCGAGGTGTGCGAGGCCGTCAAGGCCGCCTGGGAGCCCACCGTCGAGGACCCCATCATCTTCAACCTGCCCGCCACCGTCGAGATGGCCACGCCCAACGTCTACGCCGACCAGATCGAGTTCTTCTGCCGGAACATCTCCGAGCGCGAGAAGATCTGCGTCTCCCTGCACCCCCACAACGACCGTGGCTGCGCCGTCGCGGCCGCAGAGCTCGCGCAGATGGCCGGCGCAGACCGCGTAGAGGGCACCCTGTTTGGCAACGGCGAGCGCACAGGCAACGTCGACCTCGTCACCCTCGGCCTCAACCTGTACACCCAGGGCGTGCACCCCAACATCGACTTCTCCGACCTCAAGTCCATCATCGACATGGTCGAGACCTGCAACAAGATCCCCATCCACCCGCGCGCTCCGTACGGCGGCCAGCTCGTCGTCTGCGCCTTCAGCGGCTCCCACCAAGACGCCATCAAGAAGGGCTTCCAGAAGCGCAAGCAGGAGGGCGCCACCGACGACTCCTACTGGCAGATCCCCTACCTGCCCCTCGACCCGCAAGACATCGGCCGCACCTACGAAGCCATCATCCGCGTCAACTCGCAGTCCGGCAAGGGCGGCGTGGCCTGGATCATCCAGCGCCAGCTGGAGCTCGACCTGCCCCGCGGCCTGCAAATCGCCTTCTCCAAGGTCGTGCAAAAGGAGACGGACAACCTCGGCCGCGAGCTGCTGCCCACGGAAATCACAAAGCTGTTCGAGGAAGCCTACCACCTCAAGCGCAACCCACGCTTCGGCCTCGTCGACTACGAAATCACCGCAGACCGCTCCAAGACGCCCGAGCCGCCGCAGCAGGGCAAGACAAACAAGACGAGCAACCTGCGCCGTATCTTCCACGGTGTTCTCGAAATCGACGGCCAAGAGCACAAGATCCAGGGAAGCGGAAACGGAGCCATTTCGTCTCTGGCAGACGCGCTGCGGGGCCTGGGCATCGACCTGGACGTCGTCGACTACAACGAGCACACCATCGGCTCCAACAAGGACGCCAAGGCCGCAACGTACATTGGGTGTATTGTCGCCGGCGGAAACCAGAAGGTGTGGGGCGTCGGCATCCACCACGACGTCGTGCAAGCGTCTCTCATCGCGCTGCTGAGCGCCGCATCATCG TTCCTCTCCTCCAGACCATCGACCCCGATCCCCTTCCGCCCCAAGCGCTCCAACACCCTCGACATACCCAGCATCGAAGGCAGCCCCCTGAGAAACGGGACGCACGCCGACCAGCAGAACGGCACGCAGGTCGAGAAGCTCGAGGCCATGGTCAGCGGCGCGCAGGCCGATGTGAAGAGTGCGGGTGTATAA
- a CDS encoding Glutamate decarboxylase, which produces MVHVNRVSTDKEIEAIKAQYEKIDTIPITEEEVHDDFAASVYGSKYAGEDLPRHEMPDHEMPPQIAYRMIKDDLTLDGTPTLNLASFVTTYMEKEAEDLMVDAFSKNFIDYEEYPVSADIQNRCVSMIARLFNAPSHDEANTIGTSTIGSSEAIMLAVLAMKKLWQKKRKAEGKSTENPNIVMNSAVQVCWEKACRYFDVEEKYVYCTKDRYVIDPKEAVDLVDENTIGICTILGTTYTGEYEDTKAINDLLIERNIDCDIHVDAASGGFVAPFVNPDLLWDFRLEKVVSINVSGHKYGLVYPGVGWVVWRDPKYLPKELIFNINYLGADQASFTLNFSRGASQIIGQYYQMIRLGKRGYRRIMLNLTRISDYLAANLESLGFIILSQKKGEGLPLVACRIDEDLGKHYDEFAIAHQLRERGWVVPAYTMAPHSDKMKLMRIVVREDFTKSRCDALIADFKLALQTLDSLDEKKIKENKEHQFTMRRRTTMHHAQNKKSAQEIFGDEEHSLQGKHEKTHAVC; this is translated from the exons ATGGTGCACGTCAACCGCGTCTCCACCGACAAGGAGATCGAGGCCATCAAGGCGCAGTACGAGAAGATCGACACCATCCCCATCACCGAGGAAGAGGTGCACGATGACTTTGCCGCCTCCGTCTACGGCAGCAAGTACGCCGGCGAGGACCTGCCCCGCCACGAGATGCCCGACCATGAGATGCCCCCGCAGATCGCCTACCGCATGATCAAGGACGACCTGACGCTCGACGGCACCCCCACCCTCAATCTGGCCTCGTTCGTCACCACGTACATGGAGAAGGAGGCCGAGGACCTGATGGT TGACGCCTTCTCCAAGAACTTCATCGACTACGAGGAGTACCCCGTCAGCGCCGATATCCAGAACC GATGCGTCTCCATGATCGCCAGGCTGTTCAATGCGCCCTCCCACGATGAGGCCAACACAATCGGCACATCGACCATTGGCTCTTCCGAGGCCATCATG CTCGCCGTCCTGGCCATGAAGAAGCTCTGGcagaagaagcgcaaggcCGAGGGCAAGTCGACCGAGAACCCCAACATCGTCATGAACTCTGCCGTACAGGTGTGCTGGGAG AAAGCATGCAGGTACTTTGACGTCGAGGAGAAGTACGTCTATTGCACAAAGGACCGCTACGTAATCGACCCCAAGGAGGCCGTAGACCTCGTCGACGAGAACACCATCGGCATCTGCACCATCCTCGGCACCACCTACACCGGCGAGTACGAAGACACAAAGGCCATCAACGACCTCCTCATCGAGCGCAACATCGACTGCGACATCCACGTCGATGCCGCCTCTGGTGGCTTTGTCGCGCCCTTTGTCAACCCCGACCTGCTGTGGGACTTCCGCCTCGAAAAGGTCGTGTCCATCAACGTGTCCGGCCACAAGTACGGTCTCGTGTACCCCGGTGTCGGCTGGGTCGTGTGGCGCGATCCCAAGTACCTCCCCAAAGAGCTCATCTTCAACATCAACTACCTCGGCGCGGACCAGGCGTCCTTTACGCTCAATTTCTCGCGTGGCGCCTCGCAGATCATCGGACAGTACTACCAGATGATCCGCCTTGGCAAGCGCGGCTACAGGAGGATTATGCTGAACCTGACGCGCATCTCTGACTACCTGGCCGCGAACCTGGAGAGTCTCGGCTTCATCATCCTCAGCCAGAAGAAGGGCGAGGGCCTGCCGCTCGTCGCCTGCCGAATTGACGAGGATCTGGGCAAGCACTACGACGAGTTTGCCAT CGCCCACCAGCTCCGCGAGCGCGGCTGGGTCGTGCCCGCCTACACCATGGCGCCGCACTCGGACAAGATGAAGCTGATGCGCATCGTCGTGCGCGAAGACTTCACCAAGTCGCGATGCGACGCACTGATTGCCGACTTCAAGCTGGCTCTGCAGACGCTCGACTCGCTCGACGAGAAGAAGATCAAGGAGAACAAAGA ACACCAGTTCACCATGCGCCGCCGCACCACGATGCACCACGCGCAGAACAAGAAGAGCGCGCAGGAGATTTTTGGCGACGAAGAGCACAGCCTTCAGGGTAAGCACGAAAAGACGCACGCTGTGTGCTAG